The following proteins are encoded in a genomic region of Nicotiana sylvestris chromosome 4, ASM39365v2, whole genome shotgun sequence:
- the LOC104242076 gene encoding uncharacterized protein isoform X2: protein MPKQNRVKNQFKSVKERSLLVPRQSSQAQASSSTSYRVSVHSTLPTQPTQPVIPGDGVSSQHGVPSSSSNGVSSQHVVSSSSSDGVSSQPAVPFSSSGAVSSQQIGRSTSNEEPHWFVDVIDERQVIKAIRLKVKDVHNLDKGLHIIVEFDEYHAAIGKLAGLIAGVLGQLATNPMYFPIGFEKWPSMPKSFLDRVFNDIIVPRFFFRIDQQKAKAWLNSSINEPWREYRLKLWKEAQDPLLSKQDIIKNVPDGIPMDQWALYVTYRMKEEAKEHCKKNAQIRKNQLPHTCGAMSSARRRAAMKAMGKAFDRGKMWTETHKRKDGSYVTDEARVIGERIEEIRSDRAESLDEPSPNDALGIVFGREHPVRVRGLGLGVVPTVAFKQTSMRYHRSYVGSSSTTAPTLEWQQEMIDVKSKLNALISLYERNIGNILEEFAHLLSTPPQV from the exons ATGCCGAAGCAAAATAGGGTTAAAAATCAATTCAAATCAGTCAAAGAGAGATCTTTACTTGTTCCGAGGCAGTCATCACAGGCTCAAGCTTCATCTTCAACATCTTATCGAGTCTCTGTACATTCTACACTGCCTACACAACCTACACAGCCTGTTATTCCAGGTGATGGAGTCTCTTCGCAGCACGgtgttccatcttcatcatctaATGGAGTCTCTTCGCAGCATGTTGTATCATCTTCATCATCTGATGGGGTATCTTCTCAGCCCGCCGTTCCATTTTCATCATCTGGTGCAGTCTCTTCACAACAAATTGGACGTAGTACTAGCAATGAAGAGCCTCATTGGTTTGTCGATGTTATAG ATGAACGTCAAGTAATAAAAGCAATTAGATTGAAGGTTAAGGATGTCCATAACTTGGATAAAGGATTGCATATAATTGTAGAATTTGATGAATATCATGCAGCAATTGGGAAGTTGGCTGGCCTAATTGCTGGAGTTTTAGGGCAGCTTGCAACAAATCCTATGTATTTTCCTATTGGCTTTGAGAAATGGCCATCCATGCCCAAATCTTTTCTGGACCGTGTTTTTAATGATATAATAGTG CCTCGGTTTTTCTTTAGGATTGATCAACAAAAGGCAAAGGCATGGCTTAACAGTTCCATTAACGAACCGTGGAGGGAGTACAGGCTTAAACTATGGAAGGAGGCTCAAGATCCTTTATTAAGTAAACAAGATATCATCAAGAACGTTCCGGATGGCATACCGATGGACCAATGGGCACTTTATGTTACTTATCGGATGAAAGAGGAGGCAAAG GAGCATTGCAAGAAGAATGCACAGATTCGAAAAAACCAGCTTCCTCATACTTGTGGTGCTATGAGTTCTGCTAGAAGAAGGGCTGCAATG AAGGCGATGGGAAAAGCTTTTGATCGAGGCAAAATGTGGACTGAGACTCATAAAAGGAAAGATGGGAGTTATGTAACTGATGAGGCTAGGGTGATTGGG gaaagaattgaagaaattcgAAGTGATAGAGCAGAAAGTCTTGATGAACCTTCACCAAATGATGCACTTGGCATAGTATTTGGTCGCGAGCACCCCGTCCGTGTTCGAGGTTTAGGCTTGGGTGTAGTTCCAACTGTAGCATTCAAACAGACATCTATGAGATATCATCGTAGTTATGTGGGTTCATCTAGCACTACCGCTCCAACTCTGGAGTGGCAGCAAGAGATGATAGATGTGAAATCAAAATTAAATGCATTGATTAGCTTATATGAAAGGAACATAGGGAATATCCTCGAGGAGTTTGCTCACTTATTATCCACTCCTCCACAGGTATAA
- the LOC104242076 gene encoding uncharacterized protein isoform X1 — protein MPKQNRVKNQFKSVKERSLLVPRQSSQAQASSSTSYRVSVHSTLPTQPTQPVIPGDGVSSQHGVPSSSSNGVSSQHVVSSSSSDGVSSQPAVPFSSSGAVSSQQIGRSTSNEEPHWFVDVIDERQVIKAIRLKVKDVHNLDKGLHIIVEFDEYHAAIGKLAGLIAGVLGQLATNPMYFPIGFEKWPSMPKSFLDRVFNDIIVPRFFFRIDQQKAKAWLNSSINEPWREYRLKLWKEAQDPLLSKQDIIKNVPDGIPMDQWALYVTYRMKEEAKEHCKKNAQIRKNQLPHTCGAMSSARRRAAMKAMGKAFDRGKMWTETHKRKDGSYVTDEARVIGERIEEIRSDRAESLDEPSPNDALGIVFGREHPVRVRGLGLGVVPTVAFKQTSMRYHRSYVGSSSTTAPTLEWQQEMIDVKSKLNALISLYERNIGNILEEFAHLLSTPPQI, from the exons ATGCCGAAGCAAAATAGGGTTAAAAATCAATTCAAATCAGTCAAAGAGAGATCTTTACTTGTTCCGAGGCAGTCATCACAGGCTCAAGCTTCATCTTCAACATCTTATCGAGTCTCTGTACATTCTACACTGCCTACACAACCTACACAGCCTGTTATTCCAGGTGATGGAGTCTCTTCGCAGCACGgtgttccatcttcatcatctaATGGAGTCTCTTCGCAGCATGTTGTATCATCTTCATCATCTGATGGGGTATCTTCTCAGCCCGCCGTTCCATTTTCATCATCTGGTGCAGTCTCTTCACAACAAATTGGACGTAGTACTAGCAATGAAGAGCCTCATTGGTTTGTCGATGTTATAG ATGAACGTCAAGTAATAAAAGCAATTAGATTGAAGGTTAAGGATGTCCATAACTTGGATAAAGGATTGCATATAATTGTAGAATTTGATGAATATCATGCAGCAATTGGGAAGTTGGCTGGCCTAATTGCTGGAGTTTTAGGGCAGCTTGCAACAAATCCTATGTATTTTCCTATTGGCTTTGAGAAATGGCCATCCATGCCCAAATCTTTTCTGGACCGTGTTTTTAATGATATAATAGTG CCTCGGTTTTTCTTTAGGATTGATCAACAAAAGGCAAAGGCATGGCTTAACAGTTCCATTAACGAACCGTGGAGGGAGTACAGGCTTAAACTATGGAAGGAGGCTCAAGATCCTTTATTAAGTAAACAAGATATCATCAAGAACGTTCCGGATGGCATACCGATGGACCAATGGGCACTTTATGTTACTTATCGGATGAAAGAGGAGGCAAAG GAGCATTGCAAGAAGAATGCACAGATTCGAAAAAACCAGCTTCCTCATACTTGTGGTGCTATGAGTTCTGCTAGAAGAAGGGCTGCAATG AAGGCGATGGGAAAAGCTTTTGATCGAGGCAAAATGTGGACTGAGACTCATAAAAGGAAAGATGGGAGTTATGTAACTGATGAGGCTAGGGTGATTGGG gaaagaattgaagaaattcgAAGTGATAGAGCAGAAAGTCTTGATGAACCTTCACCAAATGATGCACTTGGCATAGTATTTGGTCGCGAGCACCCCGTCCGTGTTCGAGGTTTAGGCTTGGGTGTAGTTCCAACTGTAGCATTCAAACAGACATCTATGAGATATCATCGTAGTTATGTGGGTTCATCTAGCACTACCGCTCCAACTCTGGAGTGGCAGCAAGAGATGATAGATGTGAAATCAAAATTAAATGCATTGATTAGCTTATATGAAAGGAACATAGGGAATATCCTCGAGGAGTTTGCTCACTTATTATCCACTCCTCCACAG